Genomic segment of Terriglobia bacterium:
CGCGCTCCTCGTCGAGGACGACCTGCGCCTGGCGAGGCTGACCGCCGAATACCTCTCGGGCCACGGGGTCGCCGTCACGCACGTCGCGGACGGCGCCCGTGGTCTGGAGGAGGCCCGGCGTCGCCGCTACGACGTCGTACTCCTCGACCTGATGCTCCCGGGGCTGGACGGCCTCTCGGTGTGCCGGCAGCTTCGCGAGCGCTCCGACGTACCGATCCTGGTCCTGACCGCCCGCGGGGA
This window contains:
- a CDS encoding response regulator, giving the protein MTTEPILAALLVEDDLRLARLTAEYLSGHGVAVTHVADGARGLEEARRRRYDVVLLDLMLPGLDGLSVCRQLRERSDVPILVLTARGEEADRVLGLELGADDYLAKPFSARELLARIRAAVRRARGQAGPP